Proteins co-encoded in one Malus sylvestris chromosome 9, drMalSylv7.2, whole genome shotgun sequence genomic window:
- the LOC126582006 gene encoding exportin-T-like yields the protein MDDLEKAILILFDESGTVDSELKQKAKDYCDKIKEEKAICSVCIERLCFSSLVQVQFWCLQTLQEVIRVRYSSMSLDERFLIRKSVFWIACLGGFDDKSAVRVLEGPAFIKNKHAQVLVTLIYYEYPLIWSSVFVDFLSQLNKGAVVIDMFCRVLNALDEEVINLDHPRTPEELSVAARIKDAMRQQCVAQIVRAWYDIVSMYRNSDEELCASVLESMRRFISWIDIGLIVNDAFIPLLFELVLVDGVSEQLRSAAAGCLSAAVSKRMDPQAKLQLLQSLQMRQVFGLIAQDSDSELVSNVAALLTGYAVEVLECFKRLNSEDAKGISMELLNEVLPSVFYVMQNCELDSTFSIVQFLSGYVGTMKTLSPLRETQLGHVGQILEVIRSQIRYDPMYRENLDILDKIGKDEEDRMVEFRKDLFVLLRNVGRVAPDVTQIFIRNSLASAVGSSSDWNVEEVEAALSLFYAYGESINGEAIRTGSGLLGELVPMLLSTRFLCHSNRLVALVYLETVTRYMKFVQENTQYIHMVLAAFLDERGIHHPNANVSRRASYLFMRIVKLLRVKLVPFIENILQSLHDTVAGFTRIDYTSKELSGSEDGSHIFEAIGLLIGMEDVPPAKQSDYLSSLLTPLCQQVEVLLMNAKVLTPEEAPKKFANIQQIIVAINSLSKGFSERLVTASRPAIGLMFKQTLDVLLQVLVVFPNVETLRSKVTSFVHRMVDTLGASVFPYLPKALEQLLVDSEPKELVGLLLLLNQLICKFNTLFRDILDEVFPAITGRILNIIPVDTLPSGPGSNTEENRELQELQRTLYTFLHVITTHDLSSVFLSPKSRSYLQPIMQLLLLTSCKHKDFLVRKSCVQIFIRLIKDWCAMPNGEEKVPGFQSFIIETFATNCCLYSLLDTSFEFRDANTLVLFGEIVLAQKVMYEKFGNDFLAHFVSKGFPAAHCPQDLAEKYCQQLQGSDIKALKSFYQSLIESLRHQQNGSLVVR from the exons ATGGATGATCTCGAAAAAGCAATACTTATATTGTTTGATGAGTCGGGCACCGTTGATTCTGAGCTGAAACAGAAGGCAAAAGATTACTGTGATAAAATCAAGGAGGAAAAAGCGATATGTAGTGTTTGTATTGAGAGGTTGTGTTTTTCGAGTTTAGTTCAAGTTCAGTTTTGGTGTTTGCAGACTCTACAAGAGGTTATTAGGGTCCGGTACTCGTCGATGAGTCTAGATGAGAGGTTTTTGATCAGAAAATCGGTGTTTTGGATTGCATGTCTAGGTGGGTTTGATGATAAGAGTGCTGTTAGGGTTTTAGAAGGTCCTGCATTTATAAAGAATAAACATGCGCAGGTTTTAGTGACTTTGATTTACTATGAGTACCCATTGATTTGGTCGTCAgtgtttgttgattttttgtCACAACTGAATAAGGGCGCAGTGGTGATTGATATGTTTTGCCGGGTTTTGAATGCTCTGGATGAGGAAGTGATTAATTTGGATCACCCTCGGACACCTGAGGAACTATCAGTGGCAGCGCGGATTAAGGATGCTATGAGGCAGCAGTGTGTAGCACAAATAGTTAGAGCCTGGTACGACATTGTGTCTATGTATAGGAACTCTGATGAAGAGCTTTGTGCTAGTGTATTAGAATCAATGAGGAGGTTTATCTCTTGGATTGATATTGGATTAATTGTGAATGATGCCTTTATCCCGTTATTGTTTGagttggttttggttgatgggGTCTCCGAACAACTTCGTAGTGCAGCAGCTGGATGTTTGTCAGCAGCAGTATCAAAAAGGATGGATCCACAGGCAAAACTACAGCTGTTGCAAAGTCTTCAAATGCGTCAGGTTTTTGGACTAATAGCTCAGGATAGTGACTCAGAGTTGGTTTCTAACGTAGCTGCATTGCTTACTGGGTATGCAGTTGAGGTTCTTGAGTGCTTTAAAAGGTTGAATTCTGAGGATGCCAAGGGTATTTCAATGGAGCTTTTGAATGAAGTTTTGCCCTCTGTATTTTATGTGATGCAGAACTGTGAGTTGGACTCGACATTTAGCATTGTGCAATTTCTTTCAGGTTATGTTGGCACAATGAAGACTCTTTCCCCACTGAGGGAAACACAGCTGGGTCATGTGGGTCAGATTTTGGAAGTGATCCGTTCGCAGATCCGCTATGATCCTATGTACCGTGAAAATCTAGATATATTGGATAAAATTGGAAAAGATGAGGAAGATAGGATGGTGGAGTTTAGAAAGGATTTGTTTGTGCTGCTGCGTAATGTAGGTCGTGTAGCACCTGATGTCACTCAGATATTTATTAGAAACTCGTTGGCTAGTGCCGTTGGATCATCATCAGACTGGAATGTTGAAGAGGTGGAAGCTGCACTTTCACTTTTCTATGCATATGGTGAGTCAATAAATGGCGAGGCAATTAGAACTGGGAGTGGTCTATTGGGTGAATTGGTACCAATGCTTTTATCTACAAGGTTCCTTTGCCATTCAAATAGGCTAGTTGCACTTGTGTATCTAGAAACGGTAACAAGATACATGAAGTTTGTTCAGGAGAATACTCAATATATTCACATGGTTTTGGCTGCCTTTCTTGATGAAAGGGGTATACACCATCCAAATGCCAATGTGAGTAGAAGGGCGAGTTATCTGTTTATGAGGATTGTGAAATTGTTGAGAGTGAAGCTTGTTCCTTTCATAGAAAATATTTTGCAG AGTTTGCATGATACAGTTGCTGGGTTTACAAGAATTGATTATACATCAAAAGAGCTTTCGGGGTCTGAAGATGGTAGTCACATTTTTGAG GCAATTGGTTTATTGATTGGCATGGAAGATGTACCACCAGCAAAGCAATCTGATTATCTCTCTTCACTTCTCACTCCTCTTTGTCAACAG GTTGAAGTATTGCTCATGAATGCCAAAGTATTGACTCCAGAAGAGGCACCAAAAAAATTTGCTAATATTCAGCAGATAATCGTGGCGATTAATTCTCTCAGCAAG GGATTCAGCGAGCGTCTTGTGACTGCTAGTCGACCTGCAATTGGTCTCATGTTCAAGCAG ACATTAGATGTTCTCCTTCAAGTACTGGTTGTGTTTCCTAACGTAGAGACTTTGCGCAGTAAG GTAACATCATTTGTACACCGCATGGTGGACACTCTAGGAGCATCTGTGTTTCCTTACCTCCCAAAGGCCTTGGAGCAGTTGCTTGTGGATAGTGAG CCAAAGGAATTGGTTGGTTTGCTTCTGTTGCTTAATCAACTGATATGCAAGTTCAACACATTATTCCGTGACATACTGGATGAAGTATTTCCTGCTATTACTGGTAGGATATTAAATATTATTCCAGTAGACACACTCCCCTCAGGACCTGGATCTAATACTGAG GAAAATCGGGAATTGCAAGAACTTCAGCGAACATTGTATACATTTCTTCATGTGATAACCACACATGATCTATCTTCTGTATTCCTATCCCCCAAAAGTAGGAGCTACTTACAGCCAATTATGCAGTTGCTTTTGTTAACGTCTTGTAAGCACAAGGATTTTCTTGTAAGAAAG TCGTGCGTTCAGATATTTATTAGGCTGATTAAGGATTGGTGCGCGATGCCTAATGGTGAAGAAAAA GTACCTGGTTTCCAGAGTTTTATAATAGAGACCTTTGCTACAAACTGTTGTTTGTACAGCCTGCTGGACACCTCTTTTGAATTTCGTGATGCAAATACT CTCGTTTTGTTTGGAGAAATTGTACTTGCTCAGAAGGTTATGTATGAAAAGTTTGGCAATGATTTTCTAGCTCATTTCGTCTCAAAGGGTTTCCCAGCAGCACATTGCCCCCAAGATTTGGCTGAGAAATATTGCCAGCAGCTGCAG GGTAGTGATATAAAGGCATTGAAGTCATTCTACCAGTCACTTATTGAAAGTTTGAGACATCAGCAGAATGGGAGCCTTGTTGTCAGATAG